Proteins encoded within one genomic window of Alcanivorax sp. REN37:
- a CDS encoding DUF1302 domain-containing protein: MHIQSLLKKRLPWAVALATAALSFPVHAFELQFDEPALSGRLDTSLSLGALWRTESRDRMLAATDDIVYMQMNGYGTQINRNDANNNFDPGLASLVGKITSELAVDFNGQYGVFLRGTSFYDHVIMDSGHDGGRLMRSGPNPSLGGTNRYATYSDYANNGLGSRFSDSARRNSGQRSRMLDAYVWGEFDLADRPLMVRAGRQVINWGEALFLQNGINSANYIDLAALRQPGAEIKEALLPLGSLYFSYGLTSNLTAEAFYQWEWKNTEDAPVGTYYSTHDAFPGKGAEHVIVDGRLIALSAGAPQLADAFAQYTALRYGNDYGFENTQVTVDRGRDRDAKDQGQFGLAARYFSDRLNGTEFGFYYTRTHAKLPYVGARLDQLMIGGGAAATAQMIDDTQYNMVYGEDIDMFGMSFSANIGTVALSGEVAYRPKQPIINEVGDNLIQNLASIAAQAGLAGQAPTVKNLTSHCVRDRIGGSCLSAGDAVHAGQMYYFYEEAKMTNVSLVSIFNLGPRLGTDGTMFIMELGAEHAGGLPRHAADGTKLYYSSTAAINETEARIQSPNNVYSTYLDRFSWGYRAALRADYNNVFAGVSMHPTLTFAHDVEGNSVMGGNFMEDRKAATLGVNFVYRNNLEVGVQGTSFWGAGYSNKLRDRDNASVSVKYAF; the protein is encoded by the coding sequence ATGCACATTCAGAGTCTGTTGAAAAAACGCCTGCCCTGGGCAGTGGCGCTGGCCACTGCTGCGCTGTCTTTTCCCGTTCATGCGTTTGAACTGCAATTTGATGAACCGGCACTGTCTGGTCGTTTAGATACTTCACTGAGTCTGGGTGCGCTGTGGCGTACAGAAAGCCGTGACCGGATGCTGGCGGCCACCGACGACATCGTTTACATGCAGATGAACGGTTATGGCACCCAGATCAACCGCAACGATGCCAACAACAACTTCGATCCGGGGCTGGCGTCGTTGGTGGGCAAGATCACCTCCGAGCTGGCAGTGGACTTCAACGGGCAATACGGGGTGTTCCTGCGCGGCACCAGCTTCTACGACCACGTCATCATGGACTCCGGCCATGACGGCGGTCGCTTGATGCGCAGCGGGCCCAACCCAAGTCTGGGGGGCACCAACCGTTACGCTACCTATTCCGACTACGCCAACAACGGCCTGGGTAGCCGCTTCAGCGATTCCGCGCGCCGCAACTCGGGCCAGCGATCACGCATGTTGGATGCCTACGTATGGGGCGAGTTCGATCTTGCCGACCGGCCGCTGATGGTGCGTGCCGGCCGTCAGGTGATCAACTGGGGTGAGGCGCTGTTCCTGCAGAACGGTATCAACTCGGCCAACTACATCGACTTGGCGGCGTTGCGTCAGCCCGGCGCCGAGATCAAAGAAGCGCTGCTGCCGCTCGGATCGCTGTACTTTTCCTATGGGCTGACCAGCAACCTGACTGCTGAAGCGTTCTATCAATGGGAGTGGAAAAACACTGAAGATGCGCCGGTCGGCACCTATTATTCCACTCATGACGCGTTTCCCGGCAAGGGCGCCGAACACGTTATTGTTGATGGCCGTTTGATCGCGCTGAGCGCCGGTGCTCCGCAGTTGGCCGATGCGTTTGCCCAGTACACGGCGCTGCGTTACGGCAACGATTACGGTTTCGAAAACACTCAGGTGACGGTGGACCGCGGTCGCGATCGTGATGCCAAGGATCAAGGGCAGTTCGGTCTGGCGGCGCGCTACTTCTCCGATCGGCTCAACGGCACCGAGTTCGGTTTCTACTACACCCGCACCCACGCCAAGCTGCCGTATGTGGGCGCCCGGCTAGATCAGCTGATGATCGGTGGTGGCGCGGCGGCGACCGCACAGATGATCGACGACACTCAGTACAACATGGTGTACGGCGAAGACATCGACATGTTTGGCATGAGCTTCAGCGCCAATATCGGCACCGTGGCGTTGTCCGGCGAAGTGGCCTACCGGCCGAAGCAGCCGATCATCAACGAAGTGGGTGACAACCTGATCCAGAACCTGGCCAGCATTGCCGCCCAAGCTGGGCTGGCGGGACAGGCGCCGACGGTGAAGAACCTGACCTCCCACTGCGTGCGTGATCGCATCGGCGGCAGTTGCTTGAGCGCCGGCGACGCGGTCCATGCCGGACAGATGTATTACTTCTATGAAGAAGCGAAGATGACCAACGTGTCGCTGGTCAGCATCTTCAACCTCGGGCCGCGACTGGGTACCGACGGCACCATGTTCATCATGGAGTTGGGTGCCGAGCATGCCGGCGGTCTACCGCGCCATGCGGCCGACGGCACCAAGCTGTATTACAGCTCCACCGCGGCAATCAACGAAACTGAGGCCCGTATCCAGAGCCCCAACAACGTCTACAGCACCTACCTTGACCGCTTCTCCTGGGGTTACCGCGCCGCACTGCGGGCGGATTACAACAACGTCTTTGCTGGCGTGTCGATGCATCCGACGCTGACCTTTGCTCACGATGTGGAAGGCAACTCGGTGATGGGTGGCAACTTCATGGAAGACCGCAAGGCGGCGACGCTGGGCGTTAACTTCGTCTATCGCAACAACCTTGAGGTGGGCGTGCAGGGCACCAGCTTCTGGGGCGCCGGCTACAGCAACAAGCTACGCGACCGTGACAATGCGTCGGTATCGGTGAAATACGCGTTCTAA